The genomic stretch GGCTGTGCCGTTGGCCAGGCCGTGGTTGTGCTCCGTCGTGACGCGCAGGGACTCGACGATGTCCGCCGTGATGTCGGCGTACCGAGGACTTGTCTCGGCAAGGACGAGCCGGGCGGCGTGCTCGGGGAAGGCTCCGCTGATCCAGGGCGGGAAGAACGCGGAGACGTTCGGTACAGCAGTGTCTCCGGGCTGGAGGAGGGGCAGGTGGGGGAAGCGGCGCGCGATGAGGTGGCGGGCCAGGAGGGCGTCATAGGTACGGGGGAGCTCTGTGGAGCCGTCATCGAACTGTTGGAGGAGGCGTTGCACAGAGTCCTGGTGGCCGGCGGGCAGGGTGCCTGCAGCGGCTGCCAGTGCCAGTAGTGCGGGGGCGATGTCCTGGTCGGGGTGGCTTTTGAGGTAGGGCAGGCTCCGCCTGATCGCGGAGAGGAGCGCTCTGAGAACGGGCTCCGTCCGTGGACCGGCGGTGCGGTGCAGGAGTTCGGTGGCGACCAGGAGCCGCTCGCACAACTCACTGAGAACATAGACGCCCTCGTCCTGGGTGAGCTGTTCCGTCTCGTCGAGCCATGGGTCGGCAAGGAGGGAGGTGAGGTCGTCGGCGGTGGTAGCCAACCGGGTCTGGGGAACGGCCCGCAGCAGGAGTGAGGCCAGAAGGATGCCGGAGGATCCGGAGCGGATGCTGGTACCGGCGTGCCCGATGTGCCACTTGCGGCGCATGTCGTGTCGGACGTCTGCCCAGGCGAGGTGGCCGTCCAGGGTCTGGACGGCCAGATCCCGCAGGCGGGACAGAAGGGTGTGGGACGCGTCCACGCACAGTCCGGGGTCCGCCGAGGCAGTGGTGGCGGTGAGACCGGACTGCGCGGCCAGCCGCTGACCGCGGTTACGGGCAGCACATTCCAGAGAGGCGGTGGCCTGCCAGAGCAGTGCCGGCATCTCGACGGCGAGGCGGGCCGTGCGGTGCTGCAGAACCGTGGCCCCCGTATGGTCCAGCAGGGCGTGCGCGTTCCTGGAGAGGCCGCGGACAAGGCGGCTGTCCACCGGGGCATGGAACAGGGGGACATCGCCGTCGAAGAGATCCGCGGATTCTTCCGGGACGAGCGGTCCACGCCATGGTTTGAAAGCCGAGTCGGCGTGCAGTTGCTCCGTGAAGAACGACTCGCGGGCGCTGCCGGAGGCCAGGCGTTCCTCCGTCAGGCTCTGGGCAAGGAGTTCACCGTAGCGGGCCGTGGGCAGCGGGACCAGACGGCAGCGTTCGCCAGTCAATTCCTCGACCTGCTGACGGAAGGCCCGGTTGTGGGTTGAGACGTCTCCGAAGGCCTGGAGCATCTCCTCGTAGCCGTGCAGGAATGCAACAGCATCAGCGTCCAGCAGCTCCTGCGGCCCCGTCGGGGTAGGCCGGGCCGGGGTGAGTGCGGCGCGCAGCCTGCTGTACGGGGAGAAATCGATGCCGCTCTCCCTGCCGGGGAGCGGGGTGAGGTAGGGGAAGACGCCGGTGTGGACGGGCGAGGATTCGAAGAACCTGAGCTCTTCGCGGAGGGGGGTCGGCAGGGCCGGGTTGTCGGTGACGACGCCGAGGCCGAAGACCTCCTCGTCGATGATGTGTAGGGCGCTGTCCGACAGGACGATATTGCCCAGGTGGATGTCGCGGCCGGCCAGGGCCCAGGTCAGGGCGGCCGCTTGGCCGAGGCGGCGAAATTGCGTGGGCAGGTCCGGCTGGTCGGCCGGGTCGATGGCCTCGACGAAGAAGGCCCATCCGTAGTCGCCCTGGTCCAGGGCCTCGGGGAAGGACACGGCCAGGGCCGGACTGTGGTCGCGGAGCTGGGCGGCGATGTTCCGGAGCCGGATGATCAGGCTCTGGGGACGGGGTTTGTAGACCACTGCTCCGCCCGAGGCGAAGTGCAGGACAGCGGTGGCCCGGCCGCGGTGGTGTTCGTCGCCGGCGGGGAAGTCGAGCCGCACCACCTCGCCGTGCAGGCCGAAAACGTGCTGCAGGCGGGGACGGTCCTGCTCGAGGCGCCGGTCCAATTCGGCCAGGGCGTGGGACCAGTAGGTCAGGCGGGTCGCCAGAAGCCGGAACAGGCTGGGCATTCGGGCCGCGGCAGCGGTGAGGAGAGGGGCGCAGCCGTTTCGCTCGCAGGACTGTGGGCACGGCTGGCCGGCCGCCCACCGGGCCAGCGTTTCCAGTACCTGGACGATCGCGGGTGAGAGGGCGGGTAGGGAAAGCAGGCGGGGCGGGCGAGAGCCGGGAAGCCATGCG from Streptomyces spororaveus encodes the following:
- a CDS encoding type 2 lanthipeptide synthetase LanM, coding for MPAVEAAAAWTATHWRQALRPAEADLEEHAVPWVAHGTDALRALADSQLVSSTDGYHRIDLDRATTVLVSAAAAWLPGSRPPRLLSLPALSPAIVQVLETLARWAAGQPCPQSCERNGCAPLLTAAAARMPSLFRLLATRLTYWSHALAELDRRLEQDRPRLQHVFGLHGEVVRLDFPAGDEHHRGRATAVLHFASGGAVVYKPRPQSLIIRLRNIAAQLRDHSPALAVSFPEALDQGDYGWAFFVEAIDPADQPDLPTQFRRLGQAAALTWALAGRDIHLGNIVLSDSALHIIDEEVFGLGVVTDNPALPTPLREELRFFESSPVHTGVFPYLTPLPGRESGIDFSPYSRLRAALTPARPTPTGPQELLDADAVAFLHGYEEMLQAFGDVSTHNRAFRQQVEELTGERCRLVPLPTARYGELLAQSLTEERLASGSARESFFTEQLHADSAFKPWRGPLVPEESADLFDGDVPLFHAPVDSRLVRGLSRNAHALLDHTGATVLQHRTARLAVEMPALLWQATASLECAARNRGQRLAAQSGLTATTASADPGLCVDASHTLLSRLRDLAVQTLDGHLAWADVRHDMRRKWHIGHAGTSIRSGSSGILLASLLLRAVPQTRLATTADDLTSLLADPWLDETEQLTQDEGVYVLSELCERLLVATELLHRTAGPRTEPVLRALLSAIRRSLPYLKSHPDQDIAPALLALAAAAGTLPAGHQDSVQRLLQQFDDGSTELPRTYDALLARHLIARRFPHLPLLQPGDTAVPNVSAFFPPWISGAFPEHAARLVLAETSPRYADITADIVESLRVTTEHNHGLANGTA